From the Capnocytophaga sp. oral taxon 878 genome, the window GTACATAGAATTGAGGACGGTAATTGTTGTGGAATGGAGTGTGACGTCCACCTTCTTCTTTAGAAAGGATATACACCTCTGCTTTAAATTTAGCATGTGGAGTTACAGATCCTGGTTTGCAGATTACCATACCACGTTTAATATCTTTTTTATCAATACCACGAAGTAGTAGACCTACGTTGTCACCAGCTTCACCACGGTCAAGGATTTTGCGGAACATTTCAACCCCAGTAATAGTAGAAGTCAATTTTTCAGCACCCATACCGATGATTTCAACAGCTTCACCTGTTTTAGCTACACCTGTCTCAATACGACCTGTTGCTACAGTACCACGACCAGTGATAGTGAACACATCCTCAATAGGCATTAGGAATGGTTTATCAACATCACGAGTAGGAAGTTCTATATAGCTATCTACTGCATCCATAAGGGCGAGTACAGTATCAACCCATTTTTTCTCTCCATTAAGAGCACCAAGAGCTGAACCTTGGATGATAGGTGTGTTATCACCATCATATTGGTAAGAACTTAATAACTCACGCATTTCAAGCTCAACTAACTCTAGCAATTCAGGGTCGTCTACCATATCAACTTTGTTCATAAAAACAACGATACGAGGAATACCTACTTGGCGACCAAGAAGAATGTGCTCACGAGTTTGAGGCATTGGACCATCAGTAGCAGCAACAACTAGGATAGCACCATCCATTTGCGCAGCACCAGTAATCATATTCTTTACATAGTCAGCGTGACCAGGACAGTCAACGT encodes:
- the tuf gene encoding elongation factor Tu, whose protein sequence is MAKETFDRSKPHLNIGTIGHVDHGKTTLTAAITKVLADAGLSEVRSFDSIDNAPEEKERGITINTSHVEYQTATRHYAHVDCPGHADYVKNMITGAAQMDGAILVVAATDGPMPQTREHILLGRQVGIPRIVVFMNKVDMVDDPELLELVELEMRELLSSYQYDGDNTPIIQGSALGALNGEKKWVDTVLALMDAVDSYIELPTRDVDKPFLMPIEDVFTITGRGTVATGRIETGVAKTGEAVEIIGMGAEKLTSTITGVEMFRKILDRGEAGDNVGLLLRGIDKKDIKRGMVICKPGSVTPHAKFKAEVYILSKEEGGRHTPFHNNYRPQFYVRTTDVTGTIHLQAGVEMVMPGDNVTIEVELLQPIALNVGLRFAIREGGRTVGAGQVTEILD